A segment of the Methanoculleus sp. SDB genome:
TCATCGATTCGGTCCGGCAGACGGATATAACGGTTCAACCCGAAAAACAGGCTATAATCCCCGTAACCTGGAGCGAAACGAATGTGGAGACGGGGAAGTATACCGCACGGGTAACTGTCACTCTCGAAGGGACAATAATTAAGCAGAGTTCAATTGAGTTTGAAGTGTTCGCACCCGGAACGCTGACGCGCGAAGGAGCGCTTGTCGATTTGATATATGAAGGCATACCGAAGAAGGACGGAGTTGTCAAGATTATCGGCGACTTTAAAAATACCGGAAAAATTGCGACACGCGCAAAACTGATAGGCGAAGTGTATAGGAACGGCGTACTCGTTGACACGGTATCCAGTGAGGAACTGATAATTTCCGTTGGAAGCCACGATGAACTGTATGCATACGTGCCGATTCGTGATAGTGGCACGTACCGGATTGACGCATATGTGGTATATGAAGGAAAGAAGACGAATATTACCGTCCTTGATTTTGACACGTCCTCCTCATCGGGACTGGCAGCCGGGACCATTAATCCGGCTCTCACGATATGTGCCGTGGCGCTGGGACTGATTATCGCGATTCCCTGTTTGAGGCGGAAAAAGGATCGTTAATACCAGTATTCATCGTTTTTTTCCAAATACGCACCTTGGATTGCCGACGAGTACCTGGCGATCTTTCGACTCCATGATGGAGAAGCGTGGTTCCGGACGAGGGCCGACAATCTGAAGGAAGGCGCAATTCACCGCTGGTGATTCTGATCCGGAGAGCGAATCTCTCCGGTACGGCAGGGGGAGTTACGGCTGAATAGTCGCCAGTGGCCAGGACCGCCCGTACCGGTTCACTCGAATCCCCGGATGGATCCGGTTAAAAGGACAAGAACGGGAACAATTTCCAGTCTTCCGATCCACATGACCAGAATGAAAAGCCATTTCGACAGGAGGCTCATGCCCGGATTGACAAAGCCGGTGCTTACCCCGACATTGCACATGGCGGATGCGACCTCAAAAATTACGTCACTGGATTCGTACGGTCCCACGGACTCGAAATGAAGAATGGCAAGACTGCCGAAGAAAACTGTCAGGATGAAGAGGATGATGATGAGCATGTTTTTTGAGACTTCGACTTCGGCAATGGTGATAGGTATGGTCTTTCCGTCGTGATGGAAGGGGATGACTACCCTGCTGCTCATGAATATGCGCTTGAACCACCACAGCATGCTGTCTTTGGCGAGAAGAATCCGGTCGAGTTTGATACCGCCCGCAGTGCTCCCCGTTGCGCCGCCAATCAGCATGAGTGCCGAGAAAAAGAGCACCGTTGCGCCCGACCAGACGAACGGATTGCCGTTCTGAAACCCCGTGCAGGTGATGGCGCTCGTGACCATGAAGAAGCTCTGCCTGAATGCTGTTGCGGCATCGAACGAGAGCCCGGTGACGAGATCATAGAACACGACAACGAATCCCAGCAGGATTAACGTAATCAGCAGACGTGCCTGCGGGTCCCTGAAAATATTCGCCTGCCGTTTGAGATACATATAATAATACAGTTTGAAGGGGAGTGCTCCGGCAATCATGACGGG
Coding sequences within it:
- a CDS encoding cation transporter — translated: MNRLSSFSGIAPDIGKILLFLSAISSTPLIVAVIYREWPILLPMAAVPSVFGLLGIYLRKIPHQSRETKLSVAISAVAIVWFLAALVGALPFALILGMPFSDCVFEAMSGWTSTGLTLLPSVDSAPHALLFWRTLMQWVGGLGIIAFTISMWQRSGLVQRGLYRSEGRSEAFMPSVTATAAKMWTMYILITAMSFLLICISGIPLWDALNIAMAAIATGGFSVHTEGILYYHNPLLEMLVIPVMIAGALPFKLYYYMYLKRQANIFRDPQARLLITLILLGFVVVFYDLVTGLSFDAATAFRQSFFMVTSAITCTGFQNGNPFVWSGATVLFFSALMLIGGATGSTAGGIKLDRILLAKDSMLWWFKRIFMSSRVVIPFHHDGKTIPITIAEVEVSKNMLIIILFILTVFFGSLAILHFESVGPYESSDVIFEVASAMCNVGVSTGFVNPGMSLLSKWLFILVMWIGRLEIVPVLVLLTGSIRGFE